In Nocardia sp. NBC_00403, one DNA window encodes the following:
- a CDS encoding acyl-CoA dehydrogenase family protein, giving the protein MINLELPKKLRASANQAHQVASEIFRPISRKYDLGEHDYPVELDAMAAMVEGLADSGTQKIGGAAGGRSHDSESDSHATELLGNSNGGNMSALLNALETSWGDVGLMLSIPYQGLGNAAIAAVATDEQLKRFGKVWASMAITEPSFGSDSAAVTTTAVLDGDEWVLNGEKIFVTAGQRSTHIVVWASVDRSLGRAAIKSFVVPREAPGLSVARLEHKLGIKASDTAVLLLQDCRIPKDNILGSPEVNVEKGFAGVMQTFDNTRPLVAAMAVGVARAALEELRAILTDAGVEISYDTPANNQHAAAAEFLRMEADYESAYLLSLRAAWMADNKKPNSLEASMSKAKAGRTGTDVTLKAVELAGAIGYSQRTLLEKWGRDSKILDIFEGTQQIQQLIVARRVLGKTSAELK; this is encoded by the coding sequence ATGATCAATCTCGAACTCCCCAAGAAGCTGCGGGCCAGCGCCAACCAGGCCCACCAGGTCGCCTCGGAAATCTTCCGTCCGATCTCGCGCAAGTACGACCTCGGCGAACACGACTACCCGGTCGAGCTGGACGCCATGGCCGCCATGGTCGAGGGCCTTGCCGACTCCGGCACCCAGAAGATCGGCGGCGCGGCCGGTGGCCGTTCGCATGACAGCGAGTCCGACAGCCACGCCACCGAGTTGCTCGGAAACAGCAACGGCGGCAATATGTCCGCACTGCTGAACGCCCTGGAGACCTCCTGGGGCGACGTCGGCCTCATGCTCTCGATCCCTTACCAGGGTCTGGGAAACGCAGCCATCGCGGCCGTCGCCACCGACGAGCAGCTGAAGCGTTTCGGCAAAGTGTGGGCCTCGATGGCCATTACCGAGCCGTCTTTCGGCTCGGACTCGGCCGCCGTCACCACCACCGCCGTTCTCGACGGCGACGAGTGGGTTCTCAACGGCGAGAAGATTTTCGTGACCGCGGGCCAGCGCTCCACCCACATCGTGGTGTGGGCGTCGGTCGACCGTAGCCTCGGCCGCGCCGCGATCAAGTCGTTCGTCGTGCCGCGTGAGGCCCCCGGCCTTTCGGTGGCCAGGCTCGAGCACAAGCTCGGCATCAAGGCGTCCGACACCGCCGTGCTCCTGCTACAGGACTGCCGGATTCCGAAGGACAACATCCTCGGCAGCCCGGAAGTCAACGTGGAGAAGGGCTTTGCCGGGGTCATGCAGACCTTCGACAACACCCGCCCGCTCGTTGCCGCCATGGCCGTCGGTGTCGCCCGCGCCGCCCTCGAGGAGCTGCGCGCGATCCTGACCGATGCCGGTGTCGAGATCTCCTACGACACCCCGGCCAACAATCAGCACGCCGCAGCCGCCGAATTCCTGCGCATGGAAGCCGATTATGAGTCCGCCTACCTGTTGTCGCTGCGCGCCGCGTGGATGGCCGACAACAAGAAGCCGAACTCCCTGGAAGCCTCCATGTCCAAGGCCAAAGCGGGCCGTACCGGCACCGACGTGACCTTGAAGGCCGTCGAACTCGCAGGCGCCATCGGCTACTCCCAGCGCACCCTGCTCGAAAAGTGGGGCCGCGACTCGAAGATCCTGGATATCTTCGAAGGCACCCAGCAGATCCAGCAGCTCATCGTGGCGCGCCGGGTCCTCGGCAAGACCAGCGCCGAGCTGAAATAG
- a CDS encoding NADPH-dependent FMN reductase codes for MSTLKLAVIVASVREGRFAPVVTSWFTEHAERHGGFEVDVIDLADFELPLALPAVSPALDPNPPRPAGMTDLTRRLTAADAFVIVTPDYNRSFPASIKAAIDWHFTQWDSKTIGFVGYSGASGGLLAIEGLRQVFNELNAHTVRNYVSFPRYYLLFDAEGRLLAPEEPAAAAQAMLDQLHWWATALTAARAATVAA; via the coding sequence ATGTCCACACTGAAGCTCGCGGTAATCGTCGCAAGCGTGCGCGAAGGACGCTTTGCCCCCGTGGTGACCTCGTGGTTCACCGAACATGCCGAGCGGCACGGCGGATTCGAGGTCGACGTGATCGACCTGGCGGATTTCGAACTGCCGCTGGCGCTGCCCGCGGTCTCCCCCGCGCTCGACCCGAACCCACCGCGCCCGGCCGGTATGACCGACCTCACCCGACGACTGACCGCAGCCGATGCCTTCGTCATCGTCACCCCCGACTACAACCGCAGCTTCCCCGCCTCGATCAAGGCCGCCATCGACTGGCACTTCACCCAGTGGGACAGCAAGACGATCGGCTTCGTCGGCTACAGCGGCGCCAGCGGCGGCCTGCTCGCCATCGAAGGCCTCCGCCAGGTGTTCAACGAACTCAACGCCCACACCGTCCGCAACTACGTCTCTTTCCCCCGCTACTACCTCCTCTTCGACGCCGAAGGCCGCCTCCTCGCCCCCGAAGAACCTGCGGCAGCCGCCCAAGCCATGCTCGACCAACTCCACTGGTGGGCGACCGCCCTCACCGCCGCACGCGCCGCCACCGTCGCCGCGTAA
- a CDS encoding GNAT family N-acetyltransferase has translation MPEAAPMVVATPADASDIAHLRDRLAEWMVGNGIAQWLPGEYPAAVVAEEATRGEWFVWRDTPTELAAAVRIVWRDPDFWGADDADAGYIHGLMVAPEYRGRDLGSRIIRFCAEYTLAQGVTVQRLDAAADNPVLREYYAAQGFREVRETQLPPQFHGTARVVLMQKRLTPN, from the coding sequence GTGCCCGAAGCTGCCCCCATGGTCGTGGCGACTCCCGCTGACGCATCCGACATCGCGCACCTACGCGATCGCCTCGCCGAATGGATGGTCGGCAACGGTATCGCGCAATGGTTGCCCGGCGAGTACCCCGCCGCGGTGGTGGCCGAAGAGGCGACCCGGGGTGAATGGTTCGTGTGGCGCGATACCCCGACCGAATTGGCCGCCGCGGTCCGGATCGTCTGGCGGGATCCGGACTTCTGGGGCGCGGACGACGCCGACGCCGGATACATCCACGGGCTCATGGTCGCCCCGGAGTATCGCGGTCGCGATCTCGGCTCCCGCATCATCCGATTCTGCGCCGAATACACCCTGGCCCAGGGTGTTACGGTGCAACGACTCGATGCCGCCGCGGACAACCCGGTGCTGCGCGAGTATTACGCCGCACAGGGTTTCCGCGAGGTGCGGGAAACACAGCTGCCGCCACAGTTCCACGGCACCGCCCGTGTGGTCCTCATGCAGAAGCGGCTCACGCCGAACTGA
- the prfB gene encoding peptide chain release factor 2, giving the protein MHPDVSADLAELDATLKTVESVLDIEELRRRIDELEHQAADPDLWNDQDHAQQVTSELSHAQSELRRVEELRQRLEDLPVLYELAEGEEGEAQVSALADADAERAALHGDVEAMEVRTLLSGEYDKRDALVNIRSGAGGVDAADWAEMLMRMYIRWADRHKFSVEVYDTSYAEEAGIKSATFAVKSPYAYGTLSVEMGTHRLVRISPFDNQGRRQTSFAEVEVLPVVETTDHIEIPDTEIRVDVYRSSGPGGQSVNTTDSAVRLTHIPTGIVVTCQNEKSQLQNKISAMRVLQAKLLERKRQEERAQMDALKTNEGASWGNQMRSYVLHPYQMVKDLRTNYEVNNPSAVLDGDIDGFIESGIRWRMREQAS; this is encoded by the coding sequence GTGCATCCTGACGTCTCCGCTGATCTCGCCGAACTCGACGCCACCCTCAAGACGGTCGAGTCGGTCCTCGACATCGAGGAGCTGCGTCGCCGTATCGACGAACTGGAACATCAGGCCGCCGACCCGGACCTGTGGAACGACCAGGATCACGCGCAGCAGGTCACCAGTGAGCTGTCGCACGCGCAGAGCGAACTGCGCCGGGTCGAGGAACTGCGCCAGCGGCTGGAAGATCTGCCCGTGCTCTACGAGCTGGCCGAGGGCGAGGAAGGCGAGGCGCAGGTTTCCGCGCTGGCCGACGCCGACGCCGAACGTGCCGCGCTGCACGGTGACGTGGAGGCCATGGAGGTTCGCACGCTGCTGTCGGGCGAGTACGACAAGCGCGACGCACTGGTCAACATCCGATCGGGTGCGGGCGGCGTCGACGCCGCGGACTGGGCCGAGATGCTGATGCGCATGTACATCCGCTGGGCGGACCGGCACAAGTTCTCGGTCGAGGTGTACGACACCTCCTACGCCGAAGAAGCGGGCATCAAGAGCGCCACCTTCGCGGTGAAGTCACCGTATGCCTACGGCACCCTCTCGGTGGAGATGGGCACACACCGGCTCGTGCGCATCAGCCCGTTCGACAACCAGGGCCGGCGCCAGACCTCCTTCGCCGAGGTCGAGGTGCTGCCGGTCGTCGAAACCACCGACCACATCGAGATCCCCGACACCGAGATCAGGGTGGACGTGTACCGCTCGTCGGGTCCCGGCGGCCAGAGCGTCAACACCACCGACTCCGCAGTCCGGCTGACACACATCCCGACCGGCATCGTCGTCACCTGCCAGAACGAGAAATCCCAACTGCAGAACAAGATTTCGGCGATGCGCGTGCTGCAGGCCAAGCTGCTGGAACGCAAGCGCCAGGAGGAACGCGCCCAGATGGACGCGCTGAAGACGAACGAGGGCGCGTCCTGGGGCAACCAGATGCGCTCCTACGTGCTGCACCCGTACCAGATGGTCAAGGATCTGCGGACCAACTACGAAGTCAATAATCCGTCCGCTGTGCTCGACGGTGACATCGATGGTTTCATCGAATCCGGAATCCGCTGGCGAATGCGAGAGCAGGCAAGCTAA
- a CDS encoding acyl-CoA dehydrogenase family protein, giving the protein MMMSTRDSATTRRPDTSAVGLNHPKRDWMGTAMRIMTTFTGSELAEKYNLRKPIERVTYEGTKTGFRTLGAATRAFAKVAGNGTPKRLADNESKNKDFFDLTPSDEQQMIVETVKEFAAEILRPAAYEADGAAKAPRDLLERAAELGITLINVPEELEGAAAERGAVTNSLVAEALAHGDMGLALPILAPSGVAVALSQWGTDAQQQTYLPAFTGENVPQAAVVISEPRALFDPFALQTKATRSPSGYRLNGVKSLVPAAADAELFLVAAELDGRPALFIVPSDTQGLVVEADPSMGLRAAGLGRLILDNVAVGTDAILGDSDAVQRAEEYADAVRLARLGWASLAIGTGQAVLDYVIPYVNEREAFGEPISHRQAVAFMVANIAIELDGLRLVTLRGASRAEQGLSFAREAALARKLATDKGMQIGLDGVQLLGGHGFTKEHPVERWYRDLRAIGVAEGVVLI; this is encoded by the coding sequence GTGATGATGAGCACTCGAGACAGCGCAACGACGCGACGTCCAGACACGTCCGCTGTTGGCCTGAACCATCCCAAGCGGGACTGGATGGGCACGGCCATGCGGATCATGACGACCTTCACCGGGTCGGAGCTCGCCGAGAAGTACAACCTGCGCAAGCCGATCGAGCGAGTCACCTATGAAGGCACCAAGACCGGCTTCCGCACCCTCGGCGCGGCCACCCGCGCGTTCGCCAAGGTCGCGGGCAACGGCACACCGAAGCGGCTGGCGGACAACGAGTCGAAGAACAAGGATTTCTTCGACCTCACCCCCAGCGACGAGCAGCAGATGATCGTCGAGACGGTGAAGGAATTCGCCGCCGAGATCCTGCGCCCGGCCGCCTACGAAGCCGACGGCGCCGCGAAGGCCCCGCGCGACCTGCTCGAGCGGGCCGCCGAACTCGGCATCACCCTCATCAACGTGCCCGAGGAGCTCGAGGGCGCGGCCGCCGAGCGTGGCGCGGTCACCAACTCGCTGGTCGCCGAGGCTCTCGCGCACGGTGACATGGGCCTCGCCCTGCCGATCCTCGCGCCGAGCGGTGTCGCGGTTGCCCTCTCCCAGTGGGGCACCGACGCTCAGCAGCAGACCTACCTGCCCGCCTTCACCGGCGAGAACGTTCCGCAGGCCGCCGTCGTGATCAGCGAGCCGCGGGCCCTGTTCGATCCGTTCGCATTGCAGACCAAGGCGACTCGCTCCCCCAGCGGCTACCGCCTCAACGGTGTGAAGAGCCTGGTGCCCGCCGCCGCGGATGCCGAGCTGTTCCTCGTCGCCGCTGAGCTGGACGGTCGGCCCGCCCTGTTCATCGTGCCGTCCGACACCCAGGGCCTGGTCGTCGAGGCCGACCCGAGCATGGGTCTGCGTGCCGCGGGCCTCGGCCGCCTGATCCTCGACAATGTCGCGGTCGGCACCGACGCCATCCTCGGCGACAGCGATGCCGTTCAGCGCGCCGAAGAGTACGCGGACGCAGTACGTCTCGCCCGCCTCGGCTGGGCCTCGCTGGCCATCGGCACCGGCCAGGCGGTGCTGGACTACGTGATTCCGTACGTGAACGAGCGTGAGGCGTTCGGCGAGCCGATCAGCCACCGCCAGGCGGTCGCCTTCATGGTCGCCAACATCGCCATCGAACTCGACGGCCTTCGGCTCGTGACCCTGCGGGGTGCGTCACGCGCGGAGCAGGGCCTGTCGTTCGCGCGCGAAGCGGCGCTGGCGAGAAAGCTGGCCACCGACAAGGGCATGCAGATCGGTCTCGATGGCGTGCAGCTGCTCGGTGGCCACGGCTTCACGAAGGAACACCCGGTCGAGCGCTGGTACCGCGATCTGCGGGCCATCGGCGTCGCCGAAGGTGTCGTGCTCATCTAA
- the hisN gene encoding histidinol-phosphatase, giving the protein MDSSDLELALRLADEADAITRARFGALDLKVDSKPDLTPVSDADLAVEKAIRQVLGQERPGDSVLGEEFGGDAEFTGRQWVIDPIDGTKNFVRRVPIWATLIALLEDGVPVVGVVSAPALTRRWWAAAGAGAWSTFDQQAPKAISVSAVAELSSASLAFSSLSGWRERGLREHFLALTDDVWRVRGYGDFLTYCLLAEGAVDIATEPEVSLWDLAALDILVREAGGRFTSLHGAPGPHGGDAIATNGLLHDEVLARLGAD; this is encoded by the coding sequence GTGGATTCTTCCGATCTCGAACTTGCCCTGCGGCTGGCCGATGAGGCCGACGCGATTACTCGGGCGCGCTTCGGTGCGCTGGATCTGAAGGTTGATTCGAAACCCGATCTGACGCCGGTCTCCGACGCCGATCTGGCGGTAGAGAAGGCGATCCGGCAGGTGCTCGGGCAGGAGCGCCCCGGCGATTCGGTGCTCGGCGAGGAATTCGGCGGGGACGCGGAGTTCACTGGACGGCAGTGGGTGATCGACCCCATCGACGGCACCAAGAATTTCGTGCGCCGGGTGCCGATCTGGGCGACGCTGATCGCATTGCTCGAAGACGGGGTGCCCGTTGTCGGCGTGGTGAGCGCTCCTGCGCTGACCCGCAGGTGGTGGGCAGCGGCGGGGGCCGGCGCCTGGTCCACCTTCGATCAGCAAGCGCCGAAGGCGATTTCGGTGTCCGCGGTGGCCGAGCTGAGCTCGGCGAGCCTGGCGTTCTCCAGTCTGTCGGGTTGGCGCGAACGCGGTCTACGCGAGCACTTCCTTGCCCTCACCGACGACGTCTGGCGCGTCCGCGGCTACGGCGACTTCCTCACCTACTGCCTGCTCGCCGAGGGCGCGGTGGACATCGCCACCGAGCCCGAGGTCTCGCTGTGGGATCTCGCCGCCCTCGACATCCTGGTGCGCGAGGCGGGCGGCCGCTTCACCTCACTGCACGGCGCGCCCGGCCCGCACGGCGGCGACGCCATCGCCACCAACGGTCTGCTGCACGATGAGGTGCTTGCCCGCCTCGGCGCCGACTGA
- a CDS encoding mechanosensitive ion channel family protein, with product MNVAGIQAFASSTDFTTWLRSSGLEIVLYLLGAVLFSRFATFIRDRITRKIDAGFRSSDALVRTEAAKHRHALAQVVTWVVLTIVYVLVGIEVLRRMGFEVTGLVAPAAVLGAALGFGAQRIVQDILAGFFLITERQYGFGDVVRIAVTGSAEQAEGTVEDVTLRITTLRNADGEVITVPNGQIVKVTNLSKDWARAAIDVPVAASVDITRVNEILHAVGTQAYEDSRLRPLLLDEPSVMGVEDLTVDQMNIRMVARTLPGKQFEVGRELRVRVAAALRREGISETS from the coding sequence ATGAATGTCGCGGGGATCCAGGCATTCGCCTCGTCCACCGATTTCACGACCTGGCTGCGTTCCTCGGGCCTGGAGATCGTGCTCTACCTCCTCGGCGCAGTCCTGTTCAGCCGGTTCGCGACCTTCATCAGAGATCGGATCACGCGCAAGATCGACGCCGGATTCCGCAGCAGCGATGCGCTGGTGCGGACCGAAGCGGCCAAACATCGGCACGCGCTGGCGCAGGTGGTCACCTGGGTCGTACTGACCATCGTGTATGTGCTGGTCGGCATCGAGGTGCTGCGGCGCATGGGGTTCGAGGTGACCGGACTCGTCGCGCCCGCCGCCGTGCTCGGTGCCGCACTCGGTTTCGGCGCGCAGCGCATCGTGCAGGACATTCTCGCCGGGTTCTTCCTGATCACCGAGCGTCAGTACGGGTTCGGTGACGTGGTTCGCATCGCGGTGACTGGATCCGCAGAGCAGGCCGAGGGTACGGTCGAGGATGTCACGCTGCGGATCACCACGCTGCGTAACGCGGACGGTGAAGTGATCACCGTGCCCAACGGCCAGATCGTGAAAGTGACGAATCTGTCGAAGGATTGGGCCCGCGCCGCGATCGACGTGCCGGTGGCCGCGAGCGTCGACATCACCAGGGTCAACGAGATCCTGCACGCGGTCGGTACACAGGCGTACGAAGATAGTCGACTGCGGCCGCTACTACTCGACGAGCCCAGCGTGATGGGTGTCGAAGACCTGACGGTCGACCAGATGAACATCCGAATGGTTGCCCGCACGTTGCCGGGTAAACAATTCGAAGTCGGTCGCGAACTGCGGGTGCGAGTAGCCGCGGCGTTGCGCCGGGAGGGAATCAGTGAGACCTCGTAG
- a CDS encoding helix-turn-helix transcriptional regulator, with translation MSDNELGLFLRSRREAVTPAQVGLPTGARRRTPGLRRAELATLAGVSVEYITRLEQGRDRRPSPPVLGALADAMHLAPSERVHLYRLTKAADAGFSCMGTAQPPREVRPTVRAVLDRLEPAPAVVVNRLREPLAWTEGYERLMAPTGLLDDEGWANLALFVFTDRRARTVYPDWDHIADEVVAALKQGPFRADPHIAALADELTVAAGAEFTRRVESVPGLAAATGITRLVHPDAGNLRLSYETLELSADDDQQLIVYLPADDSTAHALDALAGRRPGGLRAVSS, from the coding sequence GTGAGCGACAACGAGTTGGGACTTTTCCTGCGCAGCCGGCGCGAGGCGGTCACCCCGGCCCAGGTCGGACTGCCGACCGGTGCTCGACGCCGGACCCCAGGACTGCGTCGCGCCGAGCTGGCCACCCTCGCCGGGGTGAGTGTCGAATACATCACCCGCCTCGAGCAGGGGCGCGATCGTCGTCCCTCGCCACCGGTGCTCGGCGCGCTTGCCGACGCAATGCACCTCGCGCCGAGTGAGCGCGTTCACCTGTACCGGCTGACCAAGGCCGCCGATGCCGGATTCAGTTGCATGGGCACCGCACAGCCGCCGCGTGAAGTGCGCCCCACGGTCCGTGCCGTCCTCGACCGCTTGGAGCCCGCGCCCGCGGTCGTGGTCAATCGACTGCGCGAACCGCTCGCCTGGACCGAAGGCTATGAACGTCTCATGGCGCCGACCGGGCTGCTCGACGACGAGGGCTGGGCGAATCTCGCGCTGTTCGTGTTCACTGATCGGCGCGCCCGCACCGTGTACCCGGATTGGGACCACATCGCCGACGAGGTGGTTGCCGCGCTCAAGCAGGGCCCGTTCCGCGCCGATCCGCACATTGCCGCACTGGCCGATGAACTCACTGTCGCCGCAGGCGCGGAGTTCACCCGACGGGTGGAGTCTGTGCCCGGTCTTGCCGCCGCCACGGGCATCACCCGCCTCGTGCATCCCGACGCGGGCAACCTGCGGCTGTCCTACGAGACCCTGGAACTGTCTGCCGACGACGACCAGCAATTGATCGTCTACCTGCCCGCCGACGACTCCACCGCGCACGCCCTCGATGCGCTCGCGGGCCGCCGCCCCGGCGGTCTGCGCGCGGTATCGAGCTGA
- the ftsE gene encoding cell division ATP-binding protein FtsE, with the protein MITMRNVTKSYKTSTRPALDNITVDVDKGEFVFIIGPSGSGKSTFMRLLLKEEAPTSGEIQVADFRVDRLPGRRVPKLRQRIGCVFQDFRLLQQKTVQQNVAFALEVIGKRQQFIDRTVPEVLDMVGLGGKADRLPSELSGGEQQRVAIARAFVNHPLVLLADEPTGNLDPDTSSDIMLLLERINRTGTTVVMATHDNHIVDAMRRRVVELDRGRLVRDDATGVYGVGR; encoded by the coding sequence GTGATCACCATGCGGAACGTCACCAAGTCATACAAGACCTCGACGCGACCCGCGCTGGACAACATCACCGTCGATGTGGACAAGGGCGAATTCGTCTTCATCATCGGACCGTCCGGTTCCGGCAAGTCGACCTTCATGCGCCTGCTCCTCAAGGAGGAGGCGCCCACCTCCGGTGAGATACAGGTCGCCGACTTCCGGGTCGACCGGTTGCCGGGGCGGCGGGTGCCGAAGTTGCGCCAGCGCATCGGCTGCGTGTTCCAGGACTTCCGGCTGCTACAGCAGAAGACCGTCCAGCAGAATGTCGCGTTCGCGTTGGAGGTGATCGGCAAGCGCCAGCAGTTCATCGACCGCACGGTCCCCGAGGTGCTCGACATGGTCGGTCTCGGCGGTAAGGCCGATCGGCTGCCCAGCGAGCTGTCGGGTGGTGAGCAGCAGCGCGTGGCGATCGCCAGGGCGTTCGTGAACCATCCGCTCGTGCTGCTCGCCGACGAGCCGACCGGCAATCTCGATCCCGACACCAGCAGCGACATCATGCTGCTGCTGGAGCGGATCAACCGCACCGGCACGACGGTGGTGATGGCCACCCACGACAACCACATCGTCGATGCGATGCGCAGGCGGGTGGTCGAGCTCGATCGCGGGCGTCTGGTGCGCGATGACGCGACCGGTGTCTACGGGGTGGGCCGGTAA
- a CDS encoding glycosyltransferase family 39 protein, producing MPIVAVRQVPAVAMRQLTIVAGLFAALLIAFAARYGYHRDELYFLAVGRRLDWGYPDQPPLTPLLARTMSAIDPDSLLLLRLPSIVVATFIVVCAGLMAREFRGGRGAQALASASVAAAALVMGVGHLLTTTSLDMAVWSSICLLVLKLLRDPAGDGVTDSAADRVGNARGRRGADPRWWLLIGLVIGVGLQNKLLVIFPVGALVLALVLVGPRKIFATKFFPVAVGIAALIWLPYLWWQAENGWPQWEMGRAIAGGSSGTSDSPAAFVLLQFGLMGPLLVPLWIFGLWRLWRAVRYRAFAVGYALMFVVFVATGGKAYYMGGMYPILLAAAAVPVAAWLGLRRMRWAAVGSALAVNALVSAVLFLPVLPISALPNSPVLAVNYDAGETIGWPEFVHQVADARAGLGADVAVLTADSGAAGAIERFGGQYGLPTPHSGHNAYWWWGPPGAAAAVVIAVGIERDQLVRYFRDIEPAGRIDNGFDIDNDEQGRPIFRCREPRAAWPELWPQLKHLG from the coding sequence GTGCCCATCGTCGCGGTGCGACAGGTGCCCGCTGTCGCGATGCGGCAGCTGACCATCGTCGCGGGACTGTTCGCTGCTCTACTCATCGCGTTCGCCGCGCGCTACGGGTATCACCGCGACGAGCTCTACTTTCTGGCCGTGGGCAGGCGCCTCGATTGGGGATACCCGGATCAGCCGCCGCTGACGCCGCTGCTCGCTCGCACGATGTCGGCAATCGATCCCGATTCGTTACTGCTGCTGCGCCTTCCGTCGATCGTGGTCGCCACGTTCATCGTGGTCTGCGCGGGTCTGATGGCACGCGAATTCCGCGGCGGGCGCGGTGCGCAGGCCCTCGCGTCGGCGTCGGTGGCCGCCGCGGCGCTGGTGATGGGTGTCGGGCACCTGCTCACCACTACGTCGCTCGATATGGCCGTGTGGTCGTCGATATGCCTGCTGGTGCTGAAACTGCTGCGTGATCCCGCGGGCGACGGGGTGACCGACAGCGCGGCCGACCGGGTCGGCAACGCTCGAGGGCGGCGCGGTGCCGACCCGAGATGGTGGCTCCTGATCGGGCTCGTAATCGGGGTCGGGCTCCAGAACAAACTGCTGGTGATCTTCCCCGTCGGTGCGCTCGTGCTGGCGCTGGTTCTGGTCGGACCACGAAAGATCTTCGCTACCAAGTTCTTTCCTGTGGCGGTCGGTATCGCCGCGCTGATCTGGCTGCCCTACCTGTGGTGGCAGGCCGAGAACGGCTGGCCGCAATGGGAAATGGGCCGGGCGATCGCCGGCGGCTCCTCGGGCACCTCGGATTCGCCCGCGGCGTTCGTGCTGCTGCAATTCGGTCTGATGGGGCCATTGTTGGTGCCGCTGTGGATATTCGGGCTGTGGCGGCTGTGGCGTGCGGTCCGCTACCGAGCTTTCGCGGTCGGGTACGCGCTGATGTTCGTTGTGTTCGTGGCCACCGGCGGCAAGGCCTACTACATGGGCGGGATGTATCCGATTCTGCTTGCTGCCGCCGCGGTGCCGGTCGCGGCATGGCTGGGCCTTCGACGAATGCGTTGGGCGGCAGTGGGTTCGGCACTCGCGGTGAATGCTCTCGTCTCGGCAGTATTGTTCCTGCCGGTGTTGCCGATTTCGGCGCTGCCGAACTCGCCGGTGCTCGCAGTCAACTACGACGCGGGCGAGACCATCGGCTGGCCGGAATTCGTGCACCAGGTCGCCGACGCGCGCGCCGGACTCGGAGCCGATGTCGCTGTGCTCACCGCCGACTCCGGTGCGGCGGGCGCCATCGAGCGTTTCGGCGGGCAATACGGACTGCCGACACCGCACAGCGGGCACAACGCCTACTGGTGGTGGGGCCCGCCGGGTGCTGCCGCTGCTGTGGTGATCGCCGTCGGCATCGAACGTGATCAGTTGGTTCGCTACTTTCGCGACATCGAACCGGCGGGTCGAATCGACAATGGCTTCGACATCGACAACGACGAGCAGGGCCGACCGATCTTCCGTTGCCGCGAGCCGCGCGCGGCCTGGCCGGAGCTATGGCCGCAGCTGAAGCATCTCGGCTGA
- the ftsX gene encoding permease-like cell division protein FtsX — translation MRFGFLFGEVITGLRRNVTMTIAMILTTAVSLTMLGGGLLAVRIADKTENYFMDRVEIRLYLTDDVSASDLECSQAPCQSLMSELKKTGGVVSVQFVNSTEAMKEATEVTFKGQPEMIDMIQDTRLPASLRVKMTDADQYERIFQTYHARPGVQQVLNDKEIVDRLVSIFDGLRNAAFGLALVMALAALMLIANMVQIAAFTRREEVGIMRLVGATRWYTQLPFLLEAVVAAVIGSVLAILGLLIARPMVVDRALGQLFDSNVFPHVTGDDIAVVALTIAPIGVVFAAVTAYATLRYYVRE, via the coding sequence ATGCGCTTCGGATTCCTGTTCGGCGAGGTCATCACCGGCCTGCGCCGCAATGTCACGATGACCATCGCGATGATCCTCACCACCGCGGTGTCGCTCACCATGCTGGGCGGTGGTCTGCTCGCGGTGCGGATCGCCGACAAGACCGAGAACTACTTCATGGATCGGGTCGAGATACGGTTGTATCTCACCGACGATGTCTCGGCGAGTGACCTCGAGTGCTCCCAGGCGCCCTGCCAGTCGCTGATGTCGGAACTCAAGAAGACCGGCGGCGTGGTGTCGGTCCAGTTCGTCAACAGCACGGAAGCGATGAAGGAAGCCACCGAGGTGACCTTCAAGGGCCAGCCCGAGATGATCGACATGATCCAGGACACCCGGCTGCCCGCCTCGTTGCGGGTGAAGATGACCGATGCCGATCAGTACGAGCGGATCTTCCAGACGTACCATGCGCGGCCCGGTGTGCAGCAGGTCCTCAACGACAAGGAGATCGTCGACCGGCTGGTCAGCATCTTCGACGGGCTGCGCAACGCGGCATTCGGTTTGGCTCTTGTGATGGCGCTCGCGGCGCTGATGCTGATCGCGAATATGGTGCAGATCGCTGCGTTCACCCGCCGCGAGGAGGTGGGGATCATGCGGCTGGTCGGCGCGACGCGCTGGTACACACAGCTGCCGTTCCTGCTGGAGGCGGTCGTTGCGGCGGTCATCGGCTCGGTGCTCGCGATCCTCGGCCTGCTCATCGCGCGTCCCATGGTGGTCGATCGGGCGCTCGGGCAGCTGTTCGACAGCAATGTCTTTCCGCATGTCACCGGGGACGACATCGCGGTGGTCGCGCTGACCATCGCCCCGATCGGTGTGGTCTTCGCCGCTGTCACCGCCTACGCCACGCTGCGCTACTACGTCCGCGAATAG